One Pseudoalteromonas sp. UG3-2 DNA window includes the following coding sequences:
- the nrdA gene encoding class 1a ribonucleoside-diphosphate reductase subunit alpha: protein MNQQLSVCKRNGRKEPLDLEKIHRVITWAAEGLDNVSVSQVELKSHIQFYDGIRTGDIHETIIKAAADLISKESPDYQYLAARLAIFHLRKKAYGCFEPPHLYDHVVKLVEDQRYDQHLLADYTREEFDELNDYIDHQRDMNFSYAAVKQLEGKYLVQNRVTGEIYESAQFLYVLVAASLFANYPKETRLDYIKRFYDAVSTFKISLPTPIMAGVRTPTRQFSSCVLIECGDSLDSINATSSAIVKYVSQRAGIGINAGRIRALGSPIRNGEAYHTGCIPFYKHFQTAVKSCSQGGVRGGAATLFYPLWHLEVENLLVLKNNRGVEENRVRHLDYGVQFNKTMYSRLIKDDYITLFSPSDVPGLYDAFFEDQEKFEQLYVQYEQDESIRKKRIKAIELFSMFAQERASTGRIYLQNVDHCNTHSPFDSKVAPIRQSNLCLEIALPTKPLSHVNDPEGEIALCTLSAFNLGAIKSLDELEELAELAVRALDNLLDYQDYPVPAAYNATMGRRTLGIGVINFAYYLAKNGVRYSDGSANGLTHKTFEAIQYYLMKASNELAKERGACPKFNETTYSQGIMPTDTYKRDLDKACDEPLHLDWDGLRESIKTHGMRNSTLSALMPSETSSQISNATNGIEPPRGHISVKASKDGILKQVVPEYDRLKDNYELLWDIPSNDGYLTLVGIMQKFVDQTISANTNYDPTKFEGGKVPMKLLLKDLLTAYKLGVKTLYYHNTRDGASDAQDELKPEVEDDGCEGGACKI, encoded by the coding sequence ATGAACCAACAGCTATCTGTATGCAAAAGAAACGGTCGCAAAGAACCGTTAGACCTAGAGAAAATCCACCGTGTCATCACATGGGCGGCAGAAGGACTAGATAACGTCTCTGTGTCTCAGGTCGAATTGAAGTCTCATATCCAGTTCTATGACGGTATTCGTACTGGTGACATTCACGAAACCATTATCAAAGCTGCGGCTGATTTGATTTCTAAAGAATCACCTGATTACCAATACTTAGCTGCGCGCCTAGCCATTTTCCACTTACGCAAAAAGGCCTATGGCTGCTTCGAGCCGCCTCACCTTTACGATCACGTAGTAAAGCTAGTTGAAGACCAGCGCTACGATCAGCACTTATTGGCTGACTATACACGCGAAGAGTTTGACGAGTTGAACGACTACATTGATCATCAGCGCGATATGAATTTCAGCTATGCTGCGGTTAAACAGCTTGAAGGTAAATACCTGGTACAGAACCGTGTCACCGGTGAAATCTATGAGAGTGCACAGTTTTTGTATGTACTGGTTGCGGCGAGCTTATTTGCAAACTACCCCAAAGAAACGCGTCTTGACTACATTAAGCGTTTTTATGACGCGGTATCGACTTTTAAAATATCACTGCCAACACCTATTATGGCCGGCGTGCGTACACCAACTAGGCAGTTTAGTTCCTGTGTACTGATTGAGTGTGGCGATAGCTTAGACTCTATCAATGCCACCTCGTCTGCCATTGTAAAATACGTTAGCCAGCGCGCTGGTATTGGTATTAATGCCGGCCGCATTCGCGCACTGGGTAGCCCAATTCGCAATGGCGAAGCTTACCACACTGGCTGTATTCCTTTTTATAAGCACTTCCAAACGGCGGTTAAGAGCTGTTCTCAAGGCGGTGTGCGTGGCGGCGCAGCAACCCTATTCTACCCGTTATGGCACCTTGAAGTTGAAAACCTCTTGGTATTGAAAAACAACCGTGGTGTTGAAGAAAACCGGGTACGTCACTTAGATTACGGCGTGCAATTCAACAAAACCATGTATAGCCGTTTGATTAAAGACGACTACATTACCTTGTTCAGCCCATCGGATGTGCCTGGTCTTTACGACGCTTTCTTTGAAGACCAAGAAAAGTTTGAACAGCTTTACGTGCAATACGAGCAAGATGAATCAATCCGTAAGAAGCGCATTAAAGCCATCGAGCTGTTCTCTATGTTTGCCCAAGAGCGCGCCAGCACGGGTCGTATTTACTTACAAAACGTAGACCACTGTAATACTCACAGCCCGTTTGACTCTAAAGTGGCGCCTATCCGCCAGTCGAACTTGTGTTTGGAAATTGCGCTCCCGACTAAGCCACTAAGTCATGTTAATGATCCTGAAGGCGAAATTGCGCTGTGTACACTGTCTGCCTTTAACTTAGGCGCCATCAAGTCGCTAGATGAACTAGAAGAGTTAGCGGAACTTGCAGTACGTGCACTCGATAACTTATTGGATTATCAAGACTACCCGGTTCCAGCTGCGTACAACGCGACTATGGGCCGTAGAACCCTAGGCATTGGCGTTATCAATTTCGCCTACTACCTTGCTAAGAATGGCGTGAGGTACTCAGACGGCAGCGCCAACGGTCTAACTCACAAGACCTTTGAAGCAATTCAATACTACTTGATGAAGGCCTCAAATGAGCTGGCAAAAGAACGCGGTGCGTGTCCTAAGTTCAACGAAACTACTTATTCGCAAGGCATTATGCCAACCGATACGTACAAGCGTGACTTAGACAAAGCCTGTGATGAGCCTCTGCACCTTGACTGGGATGGCCTCAGAGAAAGCATTAAAACGCACGGCATGCGTAACTCCACCTTGTCGGCGTTAATGCCTTCTGAAACTTCTTCACAAATTTCCAATGCCACTAATGGCATTGAGCCGCCACGCGGTCACATTAGTGTGAAGGCCAGTAAAGACGGTATTTTGAAGCAGGTTGTGCCAGAGTACGATCGCCTCAAGGATAACTACGAGCTGCTTTGGGATATTCCATCTAACGATGGCTACCTAACGCTCGTTGGTATTATGCAAAAGTTCGTGGACCAAACGATCTCAGCAAACACCAATTATGATCCAACTAAGTTCGAAGGTGGTAAAGTACCTATGAAGCTGTTGCTAAAAGACTTGCTAACAGCGTACAAACTTGGGGTTAAAACCCTTTACTACCATAATACACGCGATGGTGCGTCTGACGCACAAGATGAGCTCAAACCAGAAGTCGAAGACGATGGTTGTGAAGGCGGCGCTTGTAAAATATAA
- the yfaE gene encoding class I ribonucleotide reductase maintenance protein YfaE has product MVEKPPLLIHIETLQEPLQYVASASSILETLERAKIEIPYQCREGFCGACRAKLVSGSTEYINEPLAFVRDGEVLLCCSKPCSDIKISLP; this is encoded by the coding sequence ATGGTTGAAAAGCCCCCTTTATTGATCCACATCGAAACCCTTCAGGAGCCACTGCAATACGTGGCTTCTGCGTCTTCGATATTAGAAACGCTAGAACGCGCCAAAATCGAAATCCCCTATCAATGCCGTGAAGGGTTTTGTGGCGCCTGTCGTGCCAAACTTGTCAGCGGCTCTACTGAGTACATCAACGAACCCTTGGCGTTTGTCCGTGATGGCGAAGTACTGCTTTGCTGCAGCAAGCCCTGCAGTGATATAAAAATTTCTTTACCTTAA
- the nrdB gene encoding class Ia ribonucleoside-diphosphate reductase subunit beta — protein MAYSTFSRNHNNQLQEPMFFGQTVNVSRYDQQKYPIFEKLIEKQLSFFWRPEEVDVSKDRLDFQALPEHERHIFLSNLKYQTLLDSVQGRSPNVALLPIVSIPELETWIETWAFSETIHSRSYTHIIRNVTQNPEVIFDDIVGNDKIVERADAVTKYYDELIEKVSLYNQYGEGKHEVNGQTVNVNLFELKKLLYLCIMSVNILEAIRFYVSFACSFAFAERELMEGNAKIIKLIARDEALHLSGTQHILNIMQEGKDDPEMAIVAAQCHDEAVKMFVEAAEQEKEWAEYLFKDGSMIGLNKDILCQYVEYITNIRMAAVGLPTQFETKSNPIPWINAWLVSDNVQVAPQEAEISSYLVGQIDSEVDASEFGDFDL, from the coding sequence ATGGCATATTCGACGTTTAGCAGAAATCATAACAACCAACTACAAGAGCCGATGTTCTTCGGACAAACTGTTAATGTATCTCGCTATGACCAACAAAAGTATCCTATTTTTGAAAAGTTAATCGAGAAGCAGCTCTCCTTTTTTTGGCGTCCAGAAGAAGTGGATGTCAGCAAAGACCGACTTGATTTCCAGGCGCTTCCTGAGCACGAAAGACACATTTTCTTGAGTAACCTGAAATACCAAACACTGCTGGACAGCGTACAAGGTCGCTCTCCCAATGTGGCTTTGCTTCCCATCGTGTCTATTCCAGAGCTCGAGACTTGGATTGAAACTTGGGCTTTCAGTGAGACCATTCACAGTCGCTCATACACGCATATTATCCGTAATGTGACACAAAACCCTGAAGTGATCTTTGATGACATTGTCGGTAACGATAAAATCGTCGAACGCGCCGATGCGGTGACCAAGTATTACGATGAGTTGATTGAAAAAGTCAGCCTCTACAATCAATATGGCGAGGGCAAGCACGAGGTCAATGGCCAAACAGTCAACGTCAATTTATTTGAGCTGAAAAAGTTGTTGTACCTATGCATCATGTCGGTAAACATTCTTGAAGCCATTCGTTTTTATGTTAGCTTTGCCTGTTCGTTCGCGTTTGCAGAGCGAGAGTTGATGGAAGGCAATGCTAAAATCATCAAACTTATCGCGCGTGATGAGGCCCTGCACTTATCAGGCACACAGCATATTCTTAATATTATGCAAGAAGGCAAAGACGACCCTGAAATGGCGATTGTTGCAGCCCAGTGTCATGATGAAGCAGTGAAAATGTTCGTTGAAGCGGCTGAGCAAGAAAAAGAATGGGCAGAATATCTGTTCAAAGACGGCTCAATGATTGGCCTTAATAAAGACATCCTTTGCCAGTATGTTGAATACATTACCAACATTCGTATGGCCGCGGTTGGCTTACCGACTCAGTTTGAAACTAAGTCTAACCCGATCCCATGGATCAATGCTTGGCTTGTTTCTGACAACGTGCAAGTTGCCCCACAAGAAGCTGAGATCAGCTCTTATCTGGTAGGTCAAATAGACTCAGAGGTGGATGCTTCTGAGTTTGGTGACTTCGACCTGTAA
- a CDS encoding YaeQ family protein gives MNKPFVFKARIKVADLFHHSHHEEAFTTAMLNRESSEHFALKLLGICALSYERHASWSKSEEKLQPDVWLCDEQGEVSVALYIGVLELDYLTKLDKRYQKLVLLCVDAEAWYQERQVQLQCIDGLSVFSMPQNFITALCDMLQRSLHWDVIIDEGTISVTDDKHYIRAAVTKLQ, from the coding sequence ATGAATAAGCCGTTTGTTTTTAAAGCTCGGATCAAAGTCGCCGATCTATTTCATCATAGCCATCATGAAGAAGCCTTTACCACGGCCATGTTAAATAGGGAGAGCAGTGAGCATTTTGCTTTGAAGTTACTGGGGATCTGTGCCCTGTCTTATGAACGCCATGCCAGTTGGAGTAAATCGGAAGAAAAACTACAGCCAGACGTCTGGCTTTGCGATGAGCAAGGCGAGGTGAGCGTGGCGCTTTATATCGGTGTTTTAGAGCTAGACTATCTTACAAAGCTCGATAAGCGTTATCAAAAACTGGTGTTATTATGTGTCGACGCTGAAGCTTGGTATCAAGAAAGGCAAGTACAACTGCAATGTATTGATGGTCTTAGCGTCTTCAGTATGCCGCAGAATTTTATCACCGCACTGTGTGACATGTTACAGCGCAGTTTGCACTGGGATGTCATTATTGACGAGGGCACCATTAGTGTTACGGATGATAAGCACTATATTCGCGCGGCAGTGACTAAGCTGCAATAG